A region of the Silene latifolia isolate original U9 population chromosome 9, ASM4854445v1, whole genome shotgun sequence genome:
GAAATAACTTTTTTTTCGTATAATGGGCCGTGTAGGAGTTATGTATGTACCCGTTTATCAGACGTCTTAGAGGCATGAAAGTATTCCCTCCAACATGCTGAGGAGTAAAATGTTGGATTTGGACTTCCATTAATCGGTTTTCTTATTTATGAAAACGGGTTGAATGCAACCGGTAAAGCCCACTACAGTTATATGATCCATTGGGCATAGGTCTGTCTCAGTCAGTACGGGTAAGTACATAGTGTGATGGTACTGATAAGTGTAGGGCCTGTTTATTATACATGAAAGGGCGGCTTTGATGGGGGCCCAAATAAAGTTCTATTATGGCTAAGTCTCTCTTCCTGTCTAGAATACCTCTAACATATATAAATAGGTTATTGGGTTGACATGCCTCATTGATTGTCATCATAAGGAAACCTAGAAGAGGGAAGAGAAGATCCTAGTATACTAATCATcttattacttattattattatacgctCCAGACGATCTACTGTTGCTTCCGCTAAAGGTATGTACCCTATACAATGATCCTTATAATTTATCTTACATGTGGTATTAGAGCAGGATTGTATTAGGGTTTTAAACTGATCAACGATCGTCTCTAGTGTCCATAGTTAATACTAACCGATCATCTTAAGAACACGGATTGATTTTCAATACGTTTAGAAAACTGCATGTTTATAATACGTGAAGGCCGTATAGCATGGGTGGAATTTATCCTTGTCGAGGTCCATACCTCCCGCGTTTAGGTTTCATGATTTCATGTTTTAGTGCAATTGGGACACGTTAGATTGTTGATCATGCAATTTGATCAAGTTTTAATTCTTGATGGATCTTACTATGCTTCCACGTATACATATTTACTATTTAGCATATGATCTAATATAATTGTTGTCAATGCTAACTAGTTTTTTTTTACGAGACGTTGGATGGATCTGCCAATTATAGTCTTTTTCATTGACAACCATATATTCGTAATAACATAAACCGTAATAGTTTATTTTGTTTGCATTACATATTTATACTCCTATGTTACATATTAATGATTGTATGTATAAGATTGTAAATAGCATGGGTATAATATATGGGTATTATTCCGGTGAATTATTTTAATTTGAGGTGGTTGACTTGGCCAAAGCGGGCTATCTGCTAATATTTAAAATTATTCAATAAGGATTCCGGAATGTTTGTGCTTCTTAAATTAGTTTCTATAATTTCCTGCCCAAAGGGGGAAGTTGTATAAGTTAATTTAAGTAAGTGGTTGAGTAAATAGAAGTGTAATAATTTGATTTCTTGGAAATTTATCTGCCCAAAGGTGATTTATTTTTGAGAAATTTCATTGTCTATTTACTTGGAGGTAGTTATTATGTCTTGTGTATTCTGCCCAAAGGGGAATGCTTAAAGTATAATATGATTCTTGTTGGAGGTagttattgtgttttgtgtatTCTGTCCAAAGGTGAATGCATAAAATATAATATGAATTTCTGTGAGAATATTGCGACTCCCCTGGCATATTCTTGTATAAAGTTATAAAGAAAATATGTGTATTACATATTACTGGATTTTTgtaacaaaaggaaaaaaaaaacgtattAATGAATTTTTATTGTTGGAACCATTAAAATAATGAGTAATTGAATAAACAGTAGGGGATgtagctcaaatggtagagcgCTCGCTTTGCATGTGAGAGGCACGGGGATCGATCCCCCGCATCtccatttttttttatattaatctTCGATCAAAACTTATACTTTTGAACTTATTTTTTCTACTGGCAAAATTTCATGAATGTGTGATTCTGTAATGCCATGTAAATTATCATAATTAATGAATTATAAagtattgaaatttgaaattattcCGTTACATTGCCTTTGTGGCTCATTTGAAACTCGGAAAAGAAAAACTACTGAACTATTATAGAAATACATTTGAATTAGAACATTAATCCAATTTAACTCCATTATTAAGCCATAATATCCTTAAATCGATCATAAGATGATTAACGACGTATGATTAAGCCCGGTGTTTCTCAATTTTCCTTTGAAGCTCTTCGCGTCTTGCTCCAGTAACTCTGTCGATTTCTTTTCCTCTCTTAATGAACAGAAATCCCGGCAATGCTTGAACTCCGAACTCTTGTGATACATTCTGTTCACATTCATAGATTTTTAAACTTATTAATTAGCACAATTTAGCTGATATTTGACAGGTTTAATTTTTATGAATTAATAAAATGTTGATAAAGGTCTTACGAATAATTCATCGACATCAATCTTGTCAAACTCGACATCAGTATAATGAGCAGCAAATTCGTCAACAATTGGTGCCATGTACCGGCATGGTGAACACCATGTAGCCGTGAAGTATATCACCATCTACAAAACAATGCAAACCATAAATCAGTATTCTTTAGTAGACTGTACGCGTTTTTTATTTATAACTTTTGACAACAAATGTACTATTCtacgtcccaatcatttgtttaattttgattaaaaatactgtcacaaaaaataaaaatcaaacaaataatTGGAACGTAGggaataacttttttttttcttttagtaGACCGTGTAGGAGTTATGTATGTACCAGTTTATCAGACGTCTTAGAGGCATGAAAGTATTCCCTCCAACATGTTGAGGAGTGAAAGGCAATGACCCGGTTGGTGTTCGGGGTGTGACCCGAAAACCTAGCAATGACATTGGACCGGTTTTCATAATGAGACGGTACATGGCCGGTAGGCGCCTTGATTTGGCGAAATTCAGAACATTGGGTAGCAGGGGACTTGTAACAAGCAGGAGTGTGTATAATAGGCTTGCTTTGAATTGGTATTTCTCTTCTGTAATAGCTTGAcatgtttaattttattttttgtgttaattattttttgtAAGGAATTTGAAAAATATGTTATAAGAACAAATTAGGTTTATGAATTTTGGTAttgatttggttttggtttgatGGATTAAGAGAGTTTGATGCATGGTGTTTTATAGTACTTGAAATGGAATATGTTGTCTCACTTTTAAGAATTTTTAATTTGTTGTAATATTGATTCCTCTAAAAAAAAACTTGTGCGTCAATTGACTCAAATTCTCATTGCAAAAGCCATGTGTTGTATAATCAATAGTTAGTGAATATAAATTGAATAATTTTTTGTGTTTATAATAAACGCAGGGCGTGTTAAAATAAATGGATGTTTGGTGTAACATAAAGAAATAAGGCCTTAAATATGAATGTACAAGTGTACTATATTTCAAGATTTGTATtgaattttattaataaaacttgttAATTCGGTGACGAAAACCGGAGACTGGTTCCGCCGTCCGTAGTTGCCCGTGGCCTTAGATGCCCCAGATTACAAACAAACGGATTTACGTGATTCACTATCGACGTGGTAGATAATACATCCACCAGTAGAAGGGAGAGATATTTTATTAATATTGAGGAGTTACAGATTTCAGGTTCAGATTACAGAAGTTAGGATATGCATAACTGCGTGAGGTCAAGAGAGCATATATATAAGAAAACTCCCTAAACTCTAAACAGAATTATGGTAAGCCCATAAATACAACACTAGCTCAAACAGATTATTAGGAAAGCCCTAATCAGATATCGTTTGATAGTCGTTTGAAGCGACAACTATCAGATTCACGGCATTATTGAACATCATGAAAATGTCAGCTAGTTTAACTTGTAAAGTTGTAAGGATGGCACTCATGATCTGAGTTCCAAGCTCGTCAATAACATGCTTGCTAAGGTATATATAAGATCGTTAATTTGTTCTCAACTATCACCTCAATTCTGGGAGCATTCAAAATCTCGCAAGTCACTAATCTCTGTCACGacttataataaaatattatcgtCCTTTTCTTTTGAGAAATCAATCTACTCATTTTATTTGCAGAACATTCTCGTGAGAATCCTACATTAAAAAAATTGATTATTTATGAAAATGTATGTTATAATATTTAATCATGGAGAACGAATATCATGGGGGGTTGAACTATGATATACTAGGTTATTCAAGCAAATGAAACGTATATTGAATATTGTCCTAATCACTTGAAAAGTTCCTTAATTTGTGGCAAGTATCGAATGTTTACACACTCACTTGCTAACAACTTTtctttttaatattttaaattaaATGTTGTAAACTAGCGCGTGGTTGATTTATATTCTTAACACGTCACCTTCCACGAGTGATTTTTTGTAAAGGAGATTTGAACTCATGACCTTCTGGTCAAACTAGCTCAATAACCCTAGTATATGTAAAAAACCAACTACagtttaaaactttaaactaatgTGATTAAAGTTACATGATTAGTTTTATATTCTATAACGTACCATTATAGCTCAATGGTGTAAtaggagtattataatacattcCCACCATCCCGATCATAGTTTATTTATCGATTCTAATTTAGAGTGTTATATAGTTGTATACTTGGTTTTAGTGGTGGAGCTAAGGGGGCTAATAGGGACAGTCGTCTTCCGGCAGTTGAGATTTTCAAaggttttagttaaaattttcaaaatttgttCAAGTGTAACAGTGTATCGTATACTATTACCCATTCGTCCCCTGTTAAATTTTTCACTCCCTTTAAATTTAAATCCTTACTCCACCACTGCATTGCTTGCTTCTGTTACAATATGGGATAAAAGACTTCAAAAGCAAGAGCGGGTCTACGATGATCTTGTGCTACCTTTTAAGATTACGATTCTCTCCTTTCAAACGGGTAGTGACATACACATGTTTCTTGAGGGAGACTAATTGTGGAAGGGAATGTTATATCATGATAGAATTGTtgtaaattaaaatgtaaatggtaCTCTCCgtcttatttatttgtttatttttatatttcTTTGGTTTCAATAAATTGTTATTATTTGCCTTTTGCACGTTTGTCGATATTTATTTTATTTCGTAAATTTCTTTACTTATATATATAAGTGTAAAAACTATAGAATTTTGATATTCTTAATATACttagacgaatcaaacaagatcactCATAactactgttccgggtgtaattccagagcagtgattagttaccacccgtggcttgtagaataatgccTTGAGCTGAATCCTTCTTGCTCCTATCGTCCCTCGCGGCCttccctgcaacaatgaacgaactgagggcttggctgtgtgccaagcgtactcactccgacgctcaagtcagtaaacttcaAGGATCAAGCTGTGTAACTTGGCtatgtatatattgtagagagataagggagatattaccagatgaatagtgtatttaggttataattctgagatcctttcctcaatgaaggttgaggagtatttatagactttcaccttttgtcacgtagtggccaagtggccaagtggctagcaggtggaaagactgatctacccctcggctaagggacctatggcaggccggcggacaatgttgactcgccgccgaggggtcttggatatgagtacgcggatgtgtgtcccgccggcgagttgtcacgccgagacccgtgtggccgatgggatgcatcggctaggctatctaagtcgttgacttgctgtggatatctttgaccttgctcagtgtgttgacttggtcagcggtgcagaatatgccccatcaatttgcccccagcgtagtctatgccgtggtatgggctccgatgtatgttgagcatGTATTCTGCACAAGTATTTTTTagaaattttctgcatcggcttcttcttgtgcatcggcgtggctcttgctaggccgtgccgtataccatatcctaggccgtgccgtataccatatcccacctccacatggatgcgtaaagggcactcgatgtggaaaagaatatgACGGCGGCCgtgaccaaggttgagagtgcttaggttgattttgattgccccggccgtgcttcctagcttggttgatcaggtggccggcggagaccagatacctaggaattcgttgaggaagatgaatagttgaagggatgtgaacgggcgtgttgaagacgcttggtcactgttgcattgattgacgtttaactgttgcgacgattgacattccgtggttgcatgctcgacacgtgtttGCTCGTTGATTGGCTgttgcttcatgggctgtgctctGATTGGCCCTTCGTTGTGggctttttccctataaatagggcagtttttccgtgattttggtcactaatttcattttctcaaattttcttcaaaattttcgtcTTGCTAAACTGAAGGGCTTCTTTTTTCTTTCAATCTTCAGAGTTTTTGATCCGGCTAGCACTTTTTCTTTTgaaggtaaacaaacgaatttttcttttctttgctagtaatttgttgtgaacatgtcttctgccgaTGCTGGACCTAGCGGGCCTGTGTCGgagggtcctaggtctccttctccagAGGTTGATCCTCagattctggaggaatgggaggatgaagaTTCTTGTGGTGATTTTGGAGATGATTTTGGTGAGGAGGAGGAAAGGCCTCGTCCTAATGAgaggcagtacgtcatggatcacggtgaTGCCTGTAAGGTTCGCCTTGACCGTGTTTGGTCCCATAAGCTTGCCAGTTGCTCTGGTGAGaaacttttcgagggccattttttcttcggtagTGGATACGAAATTGTCATCCCTGGGGAGGGTCAGTCCGTCTGTTGTCCTCCGCCAGGCCACACCGGTGtgtacatgcggcatttggagtacggtctccggtttcctctgaatgggtatgttatggccataatcaaggctatgaacgttgccgttgcccaactgcacccgttggccatgagaaccataatcggtttcgtctggctttgtctcttcaagggagagtctccgacggtgaatttattccgtcgACTTCATTATCTGAAACCATCAATCTCTGGCCGTGtcgggtggtacagcgtgcaaacgGAGCAAGGTtacgtctctgttgacaaactctCTTCTAGCAAGGAATGGcggggtcggtgggtgtacgttaaggtaccggacgactatccgctgccccgctccttccagcaccaggtgaacttgcggtgtgagactagggcggagcatgacagatgggtcacccgaaAACATCTGaaaatggatgccagcagggtccatctgaaggaggatgagaggttggcgatgaggctcttcgaggtggacaagagtggggtgccgaaaagatggattcccccgacgcagatcattctccaGGATGAGCCACTTTgctacgtcggcctcataccggccctggcgcagggtgagtggggtcggtgtgaggcccgtcACCGCTCTCAATGCTCCTGTTTTCTCGGGCTTCGATTTATTTCCTCTTCTTGattctttgtttcttttgcagaccacttcggaccggacctatctgaggatcttcttcggagaatggggctgcataaagacaaaaccgttgctaacttgcatcccaaggctctggcccatgatcgcaggacgtcgccgaatgacctcatggaacagcggctgaagggcttgagcaaggaggaggcgcaggCCCGGGTGAttagcggcgtagtgcgtcggacgcggaaaacggCGTCGAAGCCGGTTTCAACTCCCGTCCTCTcccctaagaaggtggagattgttgatattcctgatgagggggactctgacgcagagggatctccccttatctGTAGGAGGAAAAGGGGGGCTTCTGCTgctggcaaggaagtgccttctccggccaagaaggccagaCATGGTATCCGTCTATTCTGTGGCTTAAACTTAGCCGTGCCATTAGGTGTTCCTGATAAGTCAGTTGATATTGATGCTTTAATTGGATTTTTGCAGATCAGCCGCAGTCGGCCATCGCTCACGTTGGGCGGCAGGCGGTGGGCTTCTCTGCGCAGGCTCGCGATCAGGGCGCCACCGTCacttcttcatcccagaaggtttccttcTCCCAGCCGCAGGCTGGTGGCCAAAGTACCACTGCCGTTCCTCCcccccagaaggcttccgtctcccagcttatagaggaaggcacaaAGCTGAttagggagctggcgaggtggaacgtggctaCCGGGGCTCGCCTCAAGGAGCAGGAGAGGGTCATTGCTCGAGCTGTTTCCGAGTGTAATGCCACTAAGCAGGTGGCTGCGTCGGCGAAGCTGAGTCTCCATAATGAGCAGAAGCTCAGGGGAGATGCTGAGAAAGCGCTTTTGGCTGAGCGAAAGCtccgggaggacgccgaaaaggaggtccttctttgagagagctaaggccgaggctgcggcaacCGGGCGCGAAGGCTCGGGAGGAATGTAGCCTTGCTCGAAGCGTGCGACCTCTGTCTCCAGCGAAGGATCAATACGGGGCATGTTTAAGGCCCAGTGAGCCGATTCgtggcaaagaggccatcatcaagcaaaaggaggcGGACGTCgatatgctccaaaccgtcatgctccccaaacCGTGCGCCGAGGAGTTCGGGACTTGGCAAGATGCTTTGTCGGGAAGttatcggggagcttttccctcttgatggctccttcccgtgggacagGTTCGACGTGCTGCTTGATGACAGAGTcgcggctaaggagaaagccgcggtgGAGGCGGCCAAAGAGGCGGCGAAGGCGAAGATGGagagggaggcggccgcggagaaagcggCTCTTGCTGAGAGGGCTAGAGTGGCTAAGGAGGAGGCCGAaaggatgagggcagctgaggatgccgaggccaaggctgaggctgctagaGAAGCTGCTGGGTTGCCTACTGGGGAAGATGCGGCCGCCGATACTGATGGCAGGCAGCAGCAGGCCTAAGAgagcaagtttacagcagatctgtttcGACTCCTCACTAACATGTctttgcttgatgagaacaagtttacaatgATCGGTTTCAAATTGTCCGTGGGCCAATtactcggctcttccttcccGCTATCTCTTGGTATAATCGTAGCCTttgctttttgtacaacttttagTAGGTTGTGTCTCGGATTATCCCCGCGGGGAcgaccgtcgtctgtattcttctcaCTTGTAAATCTTGTAACTTATCTTCTAATAATAATTCGTTTCTTTCGCCCGCGGCCTGGCCGTGGTCTCCATCTCATCTCTATCAGAGTTGTCTTCCTGTATTCTTAATTGAGCGCCCTTCTTGTTTTCGCCCCGGCTTGGCCGGGGCCGTTTTTGAGtacgtatctcaactgtgtttcaacGCTTCCACGACACTTTGGATGTTTTTGCGAGTGTAATGTGCGATGGCTCTTGTCGGATTGACCAGGAAGCGGCGTTGATTCttaatagcgtgttacgtggcgtctaccactcggagtgactgcgacggcgtcgtagttcttcgcaacgactgccgctcttgtcggtatgacagtgtgagccggcgtctgtttcttgatagcgtgttacgtggcgtctaccacttggagtgactgcgacggaatctacctcttggggtgactgccgtggcgtctactacttggggtgactgcgacggcgctaatgtcttcgcaacgcccgctcttgtcggtatgacggtgtggcggcgtcggtatcttgatagcgtgttacgtggcgtctaccacttggagtgactgcgacggagtctacctcttggggtgactgccgtggcgtctactacttggggtgactgcgacggcgctaatgtcttcgcaacgactgccgctcttgtcggtatgacagtgtgagccggcgtcggtatcttgatagcgtgttacgtggcgtctaccacttggagtgactgcgacggagtctacctcttggggtgactgccgtggcgtctactacttggggtgactgcgacggcgctaatgtcttcgcaacgactgccgctcttgtcggtatgacagtgtgagccggcgtcggtatcttgatagcgtgttacgtggcgtctaccacttggagtaggcgacggagtctacctcttggggtgactgccgtggcgtctactacttggggtgactgcgacggcgctaatgtcttcgcaacgaccgccgctcttgtcggtatgacagtgtgagccggcgtcggtatcttgatagcgtgttacgtggcgtctaccacttggagtgatcgacggagtctacctcttggggtgactagtggcgtctactacttggggtgactgacGACGCGCTAATGTcttataacgatcgccgctcttgtcggtatgacagtgtgagccggcgtcggtatcttgatagcgtgttacgtggcgtctaccacttggagtgatgcgacgagtctacctcttggggtggctcgccgtggcgtctactacttggggtgactgcgacggcgctaatgtcttcgcaacgactgccgctcttatcggtatgacagtgtgagccggcgtcggtatcttgatagatCACTGATGGGAAAATTTCGCTTTGGTCActgtatagcgggttggtgcaggggcttaagtctttgatcttcaggccgaggccgaggaagcattctctaaacatgatgttcgtgtatgcgcctgtgtcaatcaggcacctcttgaccaggtggttggatatgtctaaattgactacgagcgggtcgctgtgaggggcgatgaccccttcgtagtcctttcttccaatagtcatgtcggggatgcttgcagaggggatccctgagttgggcacaaagttgatggcctgatatagctcgtttaggtgccgtttgtgcccatgagcggaccctccgttctcgttgcccccgatgacaacgtgaatcactcctatccgttcgaaaacGGACTTTTTATCTGAACTcgcgtcggtcttttggccttttgcgacgtacttgccgaggcttcccttccggattagttcctctatggcattcttcagatggcggcagtcgttggttaaatggccggtgtggccgtggtactcacagtactggctcgtgtcaccgtcactttttggcttggggggtctctcccacttctggccctcgtttttgctcagggcgaagacctcagcggctgatacgacgaggggggttttttcactataccgcctctggtggtacgttcccgaattcCACCCGGCGCCTGCCGAGTCTTGCCTCCGGTCGGATCTGTCCGACCGTGATCTGTTATTCTCACGGCGTTTTCCATCGGACCGCGAaccgttgttgtcgcggcgtTCTTCGTCCTGGCTGTCCTGCCGGTGACTcctcttttctgagtgctcggcttcGCTGGgatctacccaggtcttgtgatagtcttctaccttgatggcctggtcggccagcttcctggcggcgtcccagcctaggcctccgctcttgatgagctcgttttttaaggctcccctcgggaggcccttcatcagcgcgaaggccgccagctcgggattaatttctcgaatctgctggacctttccatcaaacctcttcacgtagcttcggagagactcgcccccctcttgtctgatagttaggaggtcggaggtctctacggcccttctcttattgcaggaGTACTGGGTTAGGAAAGCACCCTtcaggtcggcgtagtagtacaccgagccatcgggaagccctttgtaccagctctgagccattccatgcagagttgttgggaaaattcggcaccagacctcgtcgggctgctcccataccgacatgtaagactcgaaagcctcagcgtggtcggctggatcgctatcccccttgtatgataggggtggcagTTTTAGCTTgtttggcaccgggacttctaggacgtaggcgttgaggggttgcctgaccacgtgttgaatgacacgtggcgatcggctcctcgcatccctatcctggctcctcccctcgtagcgggaggggctccttcttcgactatgactccttctccaactctccgagtcggactcctccggctcctttggggtatgcctcgttcgtgtggcggggacgctgtccttccgcgagtgcggggaggacttaggtctaccgcgcccactttgggctcccagCGTCTTGACCGGGTcaacttctcctagtgctccgttcagatttctcggagtcacgttttgggccctggtctcctgggtggtttccgccgctcttgtcggtgtgacggtgtgagcagACGATTGCTAATTAGGTCCGGACCATTTTcggttttgctatgtcaaccacatgtcccatgatggtgacctggttggtcgCAACGGCGTATCGGCattatcggcatcccgaactccggttggattactccgccggtggagggctgctcgactccagaattgttgaaggtatcatctgggtggaggggctcgtcggttacgaacacctcttgctgtttcgacattttcttagctttttgggtgggtttgtgtttttgtttttttttttttgttttgggaatgaatgtgactagcttctagtgtcgctcttcccacagacggcgccaattgttccgggtgtaattccagagcagtgattagttaccacccgtggcttgtagaataatgccTTGAGCTGAATCCTTCTTGCTCCTATCGTCCCTCGCGGCCttccctgcaacaatgaacgaactgagggcttggctgtgtgccaagcgtactcactccgacgctcaagtcagtaaacttcaAGGATCAAGCTGTGTAACTTGGCtatgtatatattgtagagagataagggagatattaccagatgaatagtgtatttaggttataattctgagatcctttcctcaatgaaggttgaggagtatttatagactttcaccttttgtcacgtagtagccaagtggccaagtggctagcggtggaaagaccgatctacccctcggctAAGGGACCTATGGCGGGCCGGCGGacaatgttgactcgccgccgagggtcttggatatgagtacgcggatgtgtgtcccggtggcggttgtcacgccgagacccgtGTGTGagcgatgggatgcatcggctaggctatctaagtcgttgacttgctgtggatatctttgaccttgctcagtgtgttgacttggtcagcggtgcagaatatgccccatcaactactccctctgtcccggtcatttgttgtccttttccattttggggtgtctcaatcatttgttgtcctttctattttaggattgcatttgatgaacaatttgatcattcatactcaatttcatccacatgtcatttagtaattgatcatttcctctttccttggtctttgtgccaaaacgaaaggacaacaaatgaccgggacggagggagtatattttatgtTATGTATTGGAAACTATTTTAATGATTATCTCCCATTATGATGAATAGTGTCCAAAAAGCAAACGATAATAACAATTGACCAGGACAGCGGGAGTATTCTTTGTAAGTAGTATTTTAATAg
Encoded here:
- the LOC141599991 gene encoding thioredoxin H5-like — encoded protein: MSSYYRREIPIQSKPIIHTPACYKSPATQCSEFRQIKAPTGHVPSHYENRSNVIARFSGHTPNTNRVIAFHSSTCWREYFHASKTSDKLMVIYFTATWCSPCRYMAPIVDEFAAHYTDVEFDKIDVDELFNVSQEFGVQALPGFLFIKRGKEIDRVTGARREELQRKIEKHRA